The Triticum aestivum cultivar Chinese Spring chromosome 7B, IWGSC CS RefSeq v2.1, whole genome shotgun sequence genome window below encodes:
- the LOC123161816 gene encoding 3-ketoacyl-CoA synthase 12-like — translation MELLAVPVLLAAMAMALTYLAWTAASRRRRSQCYLLDYVCYKPPDDRKVTTDMGVALAERNKRLGAPELRYLFRLTSRAGLSEQTYLPCGILAGREKCLTHQDALDEMDAFFIDAVAGLFANTGFGPRDVDVLVVNVNMFNPEPCLASRIGHHYGMREDVAAYNVSGMGCSATLVSLDIVQNVMRARSPRPVLALVLSTEVLSPGNYLGTDRSMMLGLCLFRCGGAAALLTSNPALGGRAKMKLRRLVRANVAAADDAYSAIFQREDADNITGFSINKTLPKAAVRAFAANLERVVPYILPVRELLRLATDLIRQKMSRRRRFKIDVNLKTGVDHFCLHSGGVAVIDAVKKNFGLTERDVEPSRMTLHRWGNTSASSVWYVLAYMEAKERLKRGDRVLMVTFGSGFKCNSCMWDVNRDLADKGPWADCIDEYPVQSTANPCLDKYSWMMNDNTDDDSTFPLL, via the coding sequence ATGGAGCTGCTCGCAGTCCCCGTCCTGCTggcggccatggccatggccttgACCTATCTGGCCTGGACGGCCGCCTCCCGTCGTCGGCGTTCACAGTGCTACCTCCTCGATTACGTCTGCTACAAACCGCCAGACGACCGCAAGGTGACGACGGATATGGGGGTCGCACTGGCCGAGCGTAACAAGCGGCTCGGCGCCCCTGAGTTACGCTACCTCTTCCGCCTAACGTCTCGCGCCGGTCTGAGTGAGCAGACCTACCTCCCTTGTGGCATCTTGGCAGGCCGCGAGAAGTGCCTCACCCACCAGGACGCGCTCGACGAGATGGACGCCTTCTTCATCGACGCCGTCGCCGGCCTCTTTGCCAATACCGGATTCGGCCCCCGTGACGTGGACGTGCTCGTGGTCAACGTCAACATGTTCAACCCGGAGCCTTGCCTTGCCTCGCGGATCGGGCACCACTACGGAATGCGCGAGGACGTCGCGGCGTACAACGTCTCCGGCATGGGCTGCAGCGCCACGCTGGTCTCGTTGGATATCGTCCAGAACGTCATGCGGGCACGGTCGCCGCGCCCCGTGCTTGCGCTTGTGCTGTCGACGGAGGTGCTCTCGCCTGGAAACTACCTGGGCACGGACAGGTCCATGATGCTGGGACTATGCCTTTTCCGctgcggcggggcagcggcgctgCTCACCAGCAACCCCGCGCTCGGTGGACGCGCCAAGATGAAGCTACGCCGCCTTGTGCGGGCCaacgtcgccgccgccgacgatgcGTACTCCGCCATCTTTCAGCGCGAGGACGCAGACAACATAACAGGGTTCAGCATCAACAAGACACTCCCAAAGGCTGCCGTCCGAGCGTTCGCCGCCAACCTGGAACGGGTCGTCCCTTACATCCTCCCTGTCAGGGAGCTCCTCCGACTTGCCACCGACTTGATACGTCAGAAGAtgtctcgccgccggcgattcaaGATCGATGTCAACTTGAAGACTGGGGTCGACCATTTCTGCCTCCACTCGGGTGGGGTTGCTGTCATCGACGCTGTGAAGAAGAACTTCGGGCTCACCGAGAGGGACGTGGAGCCGTCGAGGATGACGCTGCACCGCTGGGGAAACACGTCGGCCAGCAGCGTGTGGTACGTGCTGGCATACATGGAGGCCAAGGAGAGGCTCAAGAGAGGGGACAGAGTGCTTATGGTGACCTTCGGATCGGGCTTCAAGTGCAACAGTTGCATGTGGGATGTGAATCGCGATCTGGCGGACAAGGGTCCGTGGGCCGACTGCATTGATGAGTACCCGGTGCAGAGCACAGCCAACCCGTGCTTGGACAAGTATAGCTGGATGATGAATGACAACACTGATGACGATTCCACATTCCCTCTGTTGTAA